A DNA window from Camelina sativa cultivar DH55 chromosome 17, Cs, whole genome shotgun sequence contains the following coding sequences:
- the LOC104757164 gene encoding uncharacterized protein LOC104757164, whose protein sequence is MEKKEEKKSQISSTEAVLLGALAPGVNGPTWNTLRFAFLLLGLCLAFMLSVAFTSGQSMLLVHVGFLIIIAASLFILLNWFLDQTGLVQVETQMQELNLLPNDKTK, encoded by the exons atggagaagaaggaggagaagaaatcTCAGATTTCGTCAACGGAAGCTGTTCTTCTCGGAGCTCTAGCTCCAGGCGTTAAC GGTCCAACATGGAACACTCTGAGATTCGCGTTTCTACTACTGGGTCTTTGTCTAGCTTTCATGCTCTCTGTAGCTTTCACCAGTGGCCAGTCTATGTTGCTTGTTCATGTTGGTTTTCTGATTATCATCGCTGCTTCTCTCTTTATCCTTCTCAATTG GTTTCTTGATCAGACAGGCTTAGTACAAGTGGAGACACAAATGCAAGAGCTGAATTTGCTACCTAATGATAAAACCAAATGA
- the LOC104757165 gene encoding protein SMG7L — MEASTGKLRKSNANSADQKHNPRFLVEVNNIEKQLWTLIHSKGILHPDVSELYAKTGSTYEQIFKSNLQHEELQEVEFCLWKLHYKHIDEFRKGLKTDDHVKHMKAFKLFLLKAAEFYQNLISKVREYYHRLSEESGVQKGRFLCHRFYICLGDLQRYKEQYLKTQEHPNWSTAATYYLEAAESWPDSGNPHNQLAVVATYVGDEFLALYHCVRSLAVKEPFPGALNNLLLLFEKNRSSPLKSLSTDAQFNFLNPSERNVSVKDLSKAEGELVAGVDLWPLVVRTTSFFFLKARLDEFGCAFASTIRELDAAFAANDRNVEAILESYQFMDTARKGPYKILQLVVVFIFIFHNFAEVNGSDNVKEEDKLNLALTMVFIVMGRVVERCLKTSPLDSCPLLPALLVFLDYLPFLLHKVDEEEYRFDEKSESAISYFFGELVDFLNRLEVKGKDCSAKMLVALWEDHELKSLAPLAPIHVLLDFSRQMDLRESFDRGKELRLQRIINAAIEITSRQKKGSQKWLFFDKQRTQFYTASGELECKEELFHGNGESSNRKCVIIGPVEILPSENERSVPAEEEEVILLKPLVRCQSAPIYSSGIATQPLSSDSTTSGNVTTTSDESLRRTLSLVVNHSLEDNGSESFSFTQGLQDTNPQHLHPEEGTVSGRPPSLSAWVVDKNKENGRHGLNKPNGLGPIDETGPVSSFDSLSISSSPEHPASSYSPPTPSAPLLPEDVSWFHNDVSTNKAESFYDQKRYMEQPGVMKPYTNPPFVGISSSEWLRRYRESRNLGPAYSYQAQGTNNLRNFLAHGSSKISLLAKYGTPNDSAENPTFYPQLYMEENDSRGEKLYNGQQNTTNAYGFSDDPGPFLRFLREKEWLNENSQRLREPSPAHMNN, encoded by the exons ATGGAAGCTTCTACTGGAAAATTACGCAAGAGTAATGCCAATTCAGCTGATCAGAAACATAACCCTAGGTTTCTTGTAGAG GTAAATAACATTGAGAAGCAGCTATGGACATTAATCCATTCAAAGGGTATCTTGCATCCAGATGTGTCTGAATTATACGCGAAAACAGGCTCCACCTACGAGCAAATCTTTAAAAGCAATCTACAGCACGAAGAGCTTCAAGAAGTAGAGTTCTGTCTCTGGAAACTTCACTATAAACACATCGATGAGTTTCGTAAAGGCCTTAAAACAGATGATCATGTCAAGCATATGAAAGCATTCAAGTTGTTTCTGTTAAAAGCAGCTGAGTTTTACCAGAATCTGATTTCCAAAGTCAGAGAATATTACCACAGACTCTCTGAAGAATCTGGAGTACAAAAAGGCAGATTCTTGTGTCATCGTTTCTATATCTGTCTTGGAGATCTTCAAAGGTATAAAGAACAATATCTGAAAACGCAAGAACATCCTAATTGGTCAACTGCAGCTACATACTATCTTGAAGCTGCAGAGTCTTGGCCTGATAGTGGGAATCCTCATAACCAG CTAGCTGTTGTGGCGACGTATGTTGGTGATGAATTTTTGGCTCTGTATCACTGTGTAAGAAGCTTAGCTGTGAAAGAACCTTTTCCTGGTGCTTTGAAcaatcttcttttgttgtttgagAAG AACAGATCTTCTCCTTTGAAGTCTCTGTCTACTGATGCTCAGTTTAACTTCTTAAACCCATCAGAGAGAAATGTTTCTGTGAAGGATTTGTCAAAAGCGGAAGGAGAACTAGTGGCTGGAGTTGATTTATGGCCCCTGGTTGTTCGAACGACTAGCTTCTTTTTCCTCAAAGCCAG GTTAGATGAGTTTGGTTGTGCATTTGCCTCAACTATAAGAGAACTGGATGCAGCGTTTGCAGCAAATGATAGAAATGTAGAAGCCATATTGGAGTCTTATCAATTTATGGACACGGCGAGAAAGGGACCTTATAAAATTCTCCAACTTGTTGTggttttcatcttcatcttccacaACTTCGCCGAGGTTAATGGATCAGACAACGTAAAAGAGGAAGATAAGCTAAATTTAGCATTAACTATGGTGTTCATTGTCATGGGGCGAGTTGTTGAGAGATGTTTGAAGACAAGTCCCTTGGATTCTTGCCCTCTCTTACCTGCTCTACTTGTATTTCTAGACTACTTACCGTTTCTGCTTCACAAGGTAGACGAAGAAGAATACAGGTTTGATGAGAAGAGCGAGAGTGCAATATCTTACTTCTTTGGCGAACTTGTTGATTTCTTGAACCGGTTAGAAGTGAAAGGCAAAGACTGCTCTGCAAAAATGTTGGTAGCTCTGTGGGAAGATCATGAACTGAAGTCTTTGGCTCCTCTGGCTCCCATACATGTACTTTTGGATTTCTCACGTCAAATGGATCTAAGAGAGAGTTTTGATAGAGGGAAGGAGCTTCGTCTTCAACGAATTATTAATGCCGCAATTGAGATCACAAGTAGGCAGAAGAAGGGTTCTCAAAAGTGGCTATTCTTTGACAAGCAAAGGACTCAGTTCTACACAGCTTCAGGTGAACTGGAATGCAAAGAAGAACTCTTTCATGGAAATGGAGAGAGTAGTAACAGAAAATGTGTTATAATAGGACCGGTTGAAATCCTTCCTTCTGAGAATGAAAGATCTGTGCCtgcagaagaggaagaagtcatTCTTCTCAAGCCGCTCGTAAGGTGTCAATCTGCTCCAATCTATTCTTCTGGTATTGCAACACAGCCACTCAGTTCCGATAGCACAACTTCAGGAAATGTAACAACTACATCCGATGAAAGCCTAAGGCGTACCTTATCACTCGTTGTGAACCATAGCTTAGAGGATAATGGCTCTGAAAGTTTCAGCTTTACGCAAGGCCTTCAGGACACGAATCCACAACATTTGCATCCAGAAGAAGGCACTGTCTCAGGGAGACCTCCATCGCTGAGCGCGTGGGTGGTtgacaagaacaaagagaatggACGACATGGTTTAAATAAACCAAACGGGTTGGGCCCTATTGATGAAACAGGTCCCGTCTCATCCTTTGATAGTCTCTCTATTAGTAGCAGCCCCGAGCATCCTGCGTCTTCCTATTCACCTCCTACTCCGTCTGCTCCATTACTGCCTGAAGACGTTTCTTGGTTTCATAATGACGTTAGTACTAACAAAGCAGAGAGCTTCTATGACCAGAAAAGATATATGGAACAACCCGGTGTTATGAAGCCATACACAAATCCACCATTTGTTGGGATCTCTTCTTCTGAATGGTTACGTCGGTACAGAGAAAGTCGGAATCTTGGACCAGCCTATTCCTATCAAGCTCAAGGGACAAACAATTTGAGAAACTTCTTGGCTCATGGGTCTTCCAAGATCAGTCTCTTAGCCAAGTACGGGACACCAAACGA CTCTGCTGAAAACCCAACGTTTTACCCTCAGCTCTACATGGAAGAAAATGATTCTAGAGGAGAGAAGCTCTACAACGgtcaacaaaacacaacaaatgcTTATGGCTTCAGTGACGATCCCGGACCGTTTCTTAGATttctgagagagaaagagtggcTGAATGAGAATAGTCAGAGGTTAAGAGAACCTTCTCCTGCACATATGAACAACTAA